The proteins below come from a single Deltaproteobacteria bacterium genomic window:
- the tsaD gene encoding tRNA (adenosine(37)-N6)-threonylcarbamoyltransferase complex transferase subunit TsaD produces the protein MIILGIETSCDETAAAVLKDGEEILSDVVYSQIALHRPYGGVVPELASRRHLDKIVPVVEEALRQACLTLKAVEGIAVTRGPGLVGALLVGLCFAKSLSLASRIPSLGINHIEGHICSIFLERKVPFPFLSLTVSGGHTSLFLVKEIGSYEVLGQTRDDAAGEAFDKVAKLLNLGYPGGGIIESLAEKGKPRIRFPRAIPSADSLDFSFSGIKTAVVNYVKGFTKTQDNNEALSIEDIAASFQEAVVDMLIKKVFQAQRRYKTQRLVLAGGVVANSYLRRRFQETAREEGWDLFIPSPHFCTDNGAMIAWVGNYYLEKGEQDPFDIDALSRWKVSQSSRLKAQS, from the coding sequence ATGATTATCCTCGGTATCGAAACCTCCTGTGATGAAACGGCGGCGGCGGTTTTAAAAGACGGCGAAGAAATCCTTTCCGATGTGGTCTATTCCCAGATCGCCCTTCACCGTCCTTATGGCGGGGTGGTCCCGGAACTGGCTTCCCGAAGGCATTTAGATAAGATCGTTCCGGTGGTCGAAGAAGCCCTTAGACAAGCTTGCTTGACTTTGAAGGCCGTGGAAGGCATTGCCGTCACCCGCGGCCCCGGACTGGTGGGCGCCCTGTTGGTCGGTTTATGTTTTGCCAAATCTTTGAGTCTGGCCTCAAGGATTCCCTCGCTTGGGATCAACCACATAGAAGGCCATATCTGTTCCATCTTTCTGGAAAGGAAGGTTCCCTTTCCTTTTTTGTCTCTGACGGTTTCCGGTGGACATACCAGCCTGTTTCTGGTAAAGGAAATCGGGTCCTATGAGGTCCTGGGCCAAACCCGGGATGACGCCGCCGGTGAGGCCTTTGATAAGGTAGCCAAGCTGTTGAACCTCGGCTATCCGGGGGGCGGGATTATCGAATCCCTGGCTGAAAAGGGAAAACCCCGCATTCGGTTTCCCCGGGCCATCCCCTCGGCCGATTCCCTGGACTTCAGCTTCAGCGGGATCAAGACCGCAGTGGTCAATTATGTCAAAGGGTTCACTAAAACTCAGGACAACAATGAAGCGTTGTCCATTGAAGACATTGCCGCCTCTTTTCAGGAGGCGGTGGTGGATATGTTGATTAAAAAGGTCTTTCAGGCCCAAAGACGCTATAAGACCCAACGGCTGGTCCTGGCCGGTGGGGTGGTCGCCAACAGCTACTTGCGTCGCCGTTTCCAGGAGACAGCCCGGGAAGAGGGATGGGACCTGTTCATCCCTTCCCCCCATTTTTGTACGGACAATGGGGCTATGATCGCCTGGGTGGGAAATTATTATCTGGAAAAGGGAGAACAGGATCCTTTCGATATCGACGCCTTGTCGCGATGGAAGGTAAGTCAAAGCTCAAGGCTCAAGGCTCAAAGCTGA
- a CDS encoding 6-phosphofructokinase, producing the protein MKRIGVITSGGDCGGLNAVIKGIAREAYFLGIESVVIPNGYAGLYNLVEMNNVVLLDAERVSRIEASLAGSEAGHSRVKISKIADPNKYERIKEGLKKFGIDALIISGGDDTGSVVVDLSSRDIPCVHVPKTMDLDLQPYSVGGDSSINRIAIFARELKTTGLSHNRILVIEVFGRYVGHTAFRGGVGAEADCILIPEVPVDFDVVYEHMWKTYCGRIERSDVKAGTYIIVVAEGIKDASGQLLYDESAGVDAFGHKKLAGAGRFVRQQLEKRLKNDPEVKEFMKRVGMYAPGVYEIPEVREVTPGHLVRSGQSSAYDVNFGQKAGAGAVFLLLQGKTGSTLVSVNGNKINYMPTSEAIKRREVDINELALFESLGTCFGRKPQEFDYQLLEQIGTKERHL; encoded by the coding sequence ATAAAAAGAATCGGTGTTATTACCAGCGGTGGAGACTGCGGGGGGCTTAACGCCGTCATCAAGGGTATCGCCCGGGAAGCTTATTTTTTGGGAATCGAATCGGTGGTTATCCCGAACGGCTATGCCGGACTTTATAACCTGGTGGAAATGAACAACGTGGTCTTGCTCGACGCTGAAAGGGTAAGCCGCATCGAGGCTTCCCTGGCCGGGTCGGAAGCAGGACATTCCCGGGTCAAGATCAGTAAGATTGCCGATCCCAATAAATACGAACGGATCAAAGAAGGCCTCAAAAAGTTCGGCATCGACGCCTTGATCATCAGCGGCGGTGACGATACTGGCAGTGTGGTGGTGGATCTCAGCTCCCGGGATATCCCCTGTGTCCATGTCCCTAAAACCATGGACCTGGATCTTCAGCCCTACAGTGTGGGCGGGGATTCCTCCATCAACCGGATTGCCATTTTTGCCAGAGAATTAAAGACCACCGGTTTAAGCCACAACCGCATCCTGGTCATCGAAGTTTTTGGAAGGTATGTGGGACATACGGCCTTCCGGGGCGGTGTGGGGGCCGAGGCCGATTGTATTCTGATCCCGGAAGTCCCGGTTGATTTCGATGTGGTCTATGAGCATATGTGGAAAACCTACTGCGGCCGTATAGAAAGAAGTGATGTCAAGGCCGGGACCTATATTATCGTGGTTGCCGAAGGGATCAAAGACGCCAGCGGCCAACTGCTTTATGATGAATCGGCCGGAGTGGATGCCTTCGGACATAAAAAACTGGCCGGTGCCGGGCGATTTGTGCGGCAACAACTGGAAAAACGCTTAAAAAACGATCCCGAAGTCAAGGAATTTATGAAACGGGTCGGTATGTATGCCCCAGGAGTTTATGAGATTCCGGAGGTTCGAGAGGTAACCCCCGGTCATCTGGTACGGTCAGGACAGTCTTCGGCCTATGACGTTAACTTCGGGCAAAAGGCCGGCGCCGGCGCGGTCTTTCTCCTGTTACAAGGGAAAACCGGGTCAACCCTGGTTAGTGTAAACGGGAACAAGATCAATTACATGCCTACTTCAGAGGCCATTAAAAGGCGGGAGGTGGACATTAATGAGCTGGCCCTTTTCGAAAGCCTGGGCACCTGTTTTGGAAGAAAACCCCAGGAATTTGACTATCAGCTTTTGGAACAGATAGGAACGAAGGAAAGACACCTGTAA
- a CDS encoding four helix bundle protein, protein MNKVDLKTRTKSFALRVITLVESLPKGRTADVLGKQLLRCGTSVGANYRAACRARSTADFIFKMGIVEEEVDEAIFWMELLVEAGLIKIDDLKELMDEADQLLAITVASIKTARNKSRK, encoded by the coding sequence GTGAATAAGGTTGATTTGAAAACGAGGACAAAATCGTTTGCCCTTCGTGTTATCACTCTGGTGGAATCATTGCCAAAAGGAAGAACTGCAGATGTCTTGGGTAAACAATTGTTACGTTGCGGTACTTCAGTTGGAGCCAATTACCGAGCGGCCTGCAGGGCCAGATCAACGGCCGACTTTATTTTCAAGATGGGGATTGTGGAAGAAGAAGTAGATGAAGCCATATTCTGGATGGAACTGTTGGTAGAGGCGGGCTTAATAAAAATAGACGACTTAAAAGAACTCATGGACGAGGCCGATCAACTATTAGCCATAACCGTTGCATCCATCAAAACAGCCAGGAATAAAAGCCGGAAATAA